ATTGAAAATAATGCTCTTGGCTATAACCTGGTATATTACCTTGACATTTTTAAATATTCAAAAAAGACCGGATATATTTTAATCACGGGCAATTGCATCTTTAATGAAGATCTGAGCATTGATAAAAGCCTTCAGGAGAAATACGACCGCAGGAGAAGGTCGGCTTACCTGGGCTCCCGAATGCACTTCATCAAATCATTATGGGCAAATACTCAAGCAGTTGAGGGATTTGTTGTTAAAGACATTAATTATAAGGTTCTCTCCCCCGATAAGTATTTATGTCAAACCGTGGATACTGCGACAGGTGTGATTAGTAAGTTTCTTTGTAACCAGAAAACAATGACGATAACATATTATACAAGAGGGACTTCAAGTCAGATAATATTAAACAATGACTCCATTTACTTCGATAAAGATGGCTATTTCGATCCTTTGGGAATAAGCTGGCAGGGAGAAATGGCAAGACAGAGAATCGCTGATCTTTTACCTTTTGAATATTAACAAATCTATCTTTCCGGATCTTATAACAGAATCCAATTTATGATAATAAATAATAA
The nucleotide sequence above comes from Bacteroidales bacterium. Encoded proteins:
- a CDS encoding carboxypeptidase-like regulatory domain-containing protein; its protein translation is MRKSLLILLFTCLYLSSFGQILKGTIKDVNTGEVINYASIYINGTFVGTNSDIGGNFELDISRYPAMPLTISALGYYSLNIPNLDPYKKLEIYLTPKLFELSEVVINAKKISRERRNNMGYFKREFLGITMNASNCTIKNEDDITFSHDSSGDTLIAISLKPILIENNALGYNLVYYLDIFKYSKKTGYILITGNCIFNEDLSIDKSLQEKYDRRRRSAYLGSRMHFIKSLWANTQAVEGFVVKDINYKVLSPDKYLCQTVDTATGVISKFLCNQKTMTITYYTRGTSSQIILNNDSIYFDKDGYFDPLGISWQGEMARQRIADLLPFEY